A stretch of the Pedobacter sp. MC2016-14 genome encodes the following:
- a CDS encoding LytTR family DNA-binding domain-containing protein, which produces MIKLKCIAVDDEPLALDIIEDYISKVPFLELVKRTENPIEALQLVQAGGIDLVFLDVQMSELTGIQFLKIAGDKACYILTTAYSEYALESYDLNVSDYLLKPIAFDRFYKAAEKVNNKLKVAEPAEAPQQILSSAPFSSTSQPIQDFIFVKTEHKIQKIQLEDVLYIEGLKDYISIFTKTERIITLQNMKKMEETLPSAQFIRVHKSYIIAFDKIESIERSRITICGKVIPVGDTYREEFFKRIEQKNI; this is translated from the coding sequence ATGATAAAGTTAAAATGCATAGCCGTAGATGATGAACCTTTGGCATTGGATATCATTGAAGATTACATAAGTAAAGTGCCCTTTTTAGAATTGGTTAAACGTACAGAAAACCCAATTGAGGCCTTACAATTGGTTCAGGCCGGCGGTATTGACCTGGTATTTCTGGATGTGCAAATGTCTGAGCTAACCGGTATTCAATTTTTAAAAATAGCAGGTGACAAAGCGTGTTACATATTAACCACTGCGTATTCTGAATATGCACTGGAAAGCTATGACCTCAATGTATCTGATTATTTATTAAAACCAATTGCTTTTGATCGTTTTTATAAAGCAGCAGAGAAGGTCAATAATAAGTTAAAAGTTGCAGAGCCAGCAGAAGCGCCTCAGCAAATCCTTAGCTCTGCTCCATTCTCTTCCACTTCACAACCAATTCAGGATTTTATTTTTGTAAAAACTGAACATAAGATTCAAAAGATACAGCTTGAAGACGTTTTATATATTGAAGGATTAAAAGATTACATTTCAATTTTTACCAAAACGGAGCGGATCATTACCCTGCAAAACATGAAAAAGATGGAAGAAACGCTGCCATCAGCGCAGTTTATCCGTGTTCATAAATCTTATATTATTGCCTTTGACAAAATAGAAAGCATAGAGCGCAGCAGAATTACAATTTGCGGCAAGGTTATTCCCGTAGGTGACACCTACAGAGAAGAGTTTTTTAAGCGTATTGAGCAGAAAAATATTTAA
- a CDS encoding 1-acyl-sn-glycerol-3-phosphate acyltransferase, which translates to MKKFFGYFFTPIFYFFFFLTLIVFQPIQWICYRFLGYKAHKVSVDLLNFFLTYCDLFLGSSVTFINEHHLPAGKPIIFVANHQSMYDIPGIIWFLRKHHVKFISKIELTKGIPSISFNLKYGGGANIDRKDSKQAVVEILKLGRRMKENNWGAAIFPEGTRAKDGKIKPFQVGGIATLLKSVPDALIVPIAIENSWQLVRHGMFPLSCGEKLRWTVLPAIDKTGKNAEEITLEAEHAICTVLKQPLRVPEPKN; encoded by the coding sequence ATGAAAAAGTTTTTCGGGTATTTTTTTACGCCTATATTTTATTTCTTCTTTTTTTTGACACTGATCGTTTTCCAGCCTATACAATGGATTTGCTATCGGTTTTTGGGCTATAAAGCGCACAAGGTTTCTGTTGATTTGCTGAATTTCTTTTTAACCTATTGCGACCTGTTTTTAGGCAGTTCTGTCACTTTTATTAACGAACATCATTTGCCGGCAGGTAAACCCATCATATTTGTCGCTAACCACCAAAGCATGTACGACATTCCGGGAATTATCTGGTTTTTAAGAAAACATCATGTAAAATTTATTTCAAAAATTGAATTGACAAAGGGAATTCCTTCTATTTCTTTTAATTTAAAATATGGTGGTGGCGCTAACATAGACCGGAAGGACAGCAAACAGGCTGTGGTAGAGATCTTGAAATTAGGCAGAAGAATGAAGGAAAACAATTGGGGTGCTGCGATATTTCCCGAAGGTACACGTGCTAAAGATGGAAAGATAAAACCATTTCAGGTTGGCGGAATCGCTACGTTGTTGAAATCCGTCCCGGATGCCCTTATTGTACCTATTGCTATTGAAAATTCCTGGCAATTAGTCAGGCATGGAATGTTTCCATTAAGCTGTGGCGAGAAACTGCGCTGGACGGTACTTCCCGCAATAGATAAAACCGGGAAAAACGCAGAAGAAATTACACTGGAAGCTGAGCATGCAATTTGCACAGTATTAAAACAACCGCTACGGGTTCCAGAACCCAAGAACTAG